Proteins from a genomic interval of Diaminobutyricimonas aerilata:
- a CDS encoding glutaredoxin family protein, protein MTVHVTLLGKPGCHLCDDARATVQRVLVDHPSVRFDERSILDDADLLERYVEEIPVVLIDDRVHTIWRVDESRLRAALAEAGA, encoded by the coding sequence GTGACGGTGCACGTGACCCTGCTCGGCAAGCCGGGCTGTCACCTGTGCGACGACGCCCGGGCCACGGTGCAGCGGGTGCTCGTCGATCATCCGTCCGTCCGGTTCGACGAGCGCTCGATCCTCGACGACGCCGACCTGCTCGAGAGATACGTGGAGGAGATCCCCGTGGTGCTGATCGACGACCGGGTGCACACCATCTGGCGGGTTGACGAGTCCCGACTGCGGGCGGCGCTCGCCGAGGCCGGCGCATGA
- a CDS encoding helix-turn-helix domain-containing protein, producing the protein MSPDLSDVRFLTVAEVAQMMRVSNMTVYRLVHSGELPAVRFGRSFRIPESAVAIAIDAGKRDVG; encoded by the coding sequence ATGTCGCCGGATCTGTCGGATGTGCGTTTCCTCACTGTCGCCGAGGTCGCGCAGATGATGCGCGTCTCGAACATGACGGTGTACCGGCTGGTGCATTCGGGCGAGTTGCCGGCCGTGCGTTTCGGCCGGTCGTTCCGCATCCCGGAATCGGCCGTCGCGATCGCGATCGACGCCGGCAAGCGCGACGTCGGCTGA
- a CDS encoding ArsR/SmtB family transcription factor — protein MPDIFDVIADATRRDILAALLESRSGGDTAAGELSVGQLVERLSISQPTVSKHLKVLRDHGLVTVRDAAQHRYYRVDGAPLVEIESWIAPFIDAELDPADSDDTAVFAAWAGTDVADRVGRAAAETAHRASAPLRAVKHLVDRTGRR, from the coding sequence GTGCCCGACATCTTCGACGTGATCGCCGACGCCACCCGCCGCGACATCCTGGCCGCGCTGCTCGAGAGCCGCAGCGGCGGTGACACCGCCGCGGGAGAGCTCAGTGTGGGGCAGCTCGTCGAGCGGCTGAGCATCAGCCAGCCCACCGTGTCCAAGCACCTCAAGGTGCTGCGCGACCACGGGCTCGTCACGGTGCGCGATGCCGCACAGCACCGGTACTACCGGGTCGACGGCGCCCCGCTCGTCGAGATCGAGAGCTGGATCGCCCCGTTCATCGACGCCGAACTCGATCCGGCGGACTCGGATGACACCGCCGTGTTCGCGGCGTGGGCGGGCACCGACGTCGCCGATCGGGTGGGCCGGGCGGCCGCGGAGACCGCCCATCGCGCCTCCGCACCGCTGCGCGCGGTGAAGCACCTGGTGGACCGCACCGGGCGCCGGTGA
- a CDS encoding 30S ribosomal protein bS22 — protein MGSVIKKRRKRMAKKKHRKLLRKTRHQRRNKK, from the coding sequence ATGGGCTCCGTCATCAAGAAGCGCCGCAAGCGTATGGCGAAGAAGAAGCACCGCAAGCTCCTTCGCAAGACGCGTCACCAGCGTCGCAACAAGAAGTAA
- a CDS encoding PadR family transcriptional regulator yields MNTHEHHRHHENDHDGHQHDGGRFRHGFALRGPHGHGRGGRGPGFGPGAGFGPGFGPRGGQRAGRGDVRSAILSLLADGPSNGYGLIKAIAEKTAGAWRPSPGSVYPTLQQLVDEELIVSSGDGRRTQFDLTEAGRAYVEENKEQLDRAWQAVAGATEEDAEFHASVGKLMGVVQQFRFAATPEQRAAATEKLDETRRALYLILAD; encoded by the coding sequence ATGAACACCCACGAACACCACCGTCACCACGAGAACGATCACGACGGCCACCAGCACGACGGCGGGCGATTCCGGCACGGCTTCGCGCTGCGCGGCCCACACGGACACGGGCGAGGCGGGCGGGGACCGGGCTTCGGTCCCGGCGCCGGCTTCGGTCCCGGATTCGGTCCGCGCGGCGGCCAGCGAGCCGGTCGCGGCGACGTGCGCTCGGCCATCCTCTCCCTGCTCGCCGACGGACCCTCGAACGGCTACGGCCTGATCAAAGCCATCGCCGAGAAGACCGCCGGCGCCTGGCGCCCCAGCCCCGGATCCGTCTACCCGACGCTCCAGCAGCTCGTCGACGAAGAGCTGATCGTGTCGAGCGGCGACGGCCGACGCACGCAGTTCGACCTCACCGAGGCCGGTCGCGCCTACGTCGAGGAGAACAAGGAGCAGCTCGATCGCGCCTGGCAGGCCGTCGCCGGCGCAACCGAGGAGGACGCCGAGTTCCATGCGAGCGTCGGCAAGCTCATGGGCGTCGTGCAGCAGTTCCGCTTCGCCGCGACTCCCGAACAGCGGGCCGCAGCGACGGAGAAGCTCGACGAGACGCGCCGGGCGCTCTACCTCATCCTCGCCGACTGA
- a CDS encoding Dabb family protein → MIRHVVTWKLRAVDEAQRDADAQAIVDRLRSLVPLIPEIKSLEVARNTAYPEQNWHVVLIADFDDLDGLETYQQHPAHLEVVSFVRSVVAERASVDFEAPSRVI, encoded by the coding sequence ATGATCCGCCACGTCGTCACCTGGAAGCTGCGCGCCGTCGACGAGGCGCAGCGCGACGCCGACGCGCAGGCCATCGTCGATCGCCTGCGTTCCCTCGTGCCGCTCATCCCCGAGATCAAGTCGCTCGAGGTGGCGCGCAACACCGCCTATCCGGAGCAGAACTGGCACGTCGTGCTCATCGCCGACTTCGATGACCTCGACGGCCTCGAGACCTATCAGCAGCATCCGGCACACCTCGAGGTGGTGTCGTTCGTGCGCTCGGTCGTCGCCGAGCGGGCGAGTGTCGACTTCGAAGCCCCGAGCCGCGTGATCTGA